In a single window of the Euleptes europaea isolate rEulEur1 chromosome 4, rEulEur1.hap1, whole genome shotgun sequence genome:
- the PTCD2 gene encoding pentatricopeptide repeat-containing protein 2, mitochondrial, translating to MTTAVVEGSNRILREAIKRSLLRRQLALASSCWKCPQGAKRYLLTEDILRLHEFQQQKLAIGYRLYGEKDTYFNTIEEKLTKNRLILKDELKMLLHLCQTKSDVEVAKKVIYRYHAENKNVAFGEFKFGPVFMRLCYELDHEAPAVELIKDLALRGFFSDSTSFNILMDLLFVKGHYECALDVLLEMKRQRVKFNKETYLLASAICYKLNSSESCKICTTLLEDLQLKGDPMPRRVYYFAVAFALKQNDVTKAHSFFSHIMSTGSRICSNLKVLLQAKSRDLEGLVQTLERASDSASDFVKRPEFSIEVLTAARDKLEGNPALCVHFEEIFAKLQASGQITSLTLDDLLCQTPPTKRRYTQLLKQRQTSQRTFKPLHSALLAE from the exons ATGACGACGGCGGTTGTTGAAGGTTCCAATCGAATTCTGAGGGAGGCGATCAAACGTTCCCTGTTGCGTAGGCAACTCGCTCTCGCGTCCAGTTGTTGGAAATGCCCCCAAGGAG CAAAACGTTATCTGTTAACCGAAGACATTCTGAGGTTACATGAATTTCAGCAACAGAAGTTGGCAATTGGGTATCGACTATATGGCGAGAAAG ATACGTATTTTAATACTATTGAAGAGAAGCTAACAAAAAATAGGCTGATTCTCAAAGATGAATTGAAAATGTTGCTGCATTTGTGCCAGACAAAAAGTGACGTGGAAGTAGCCAAGAAGGTTATATATAG GTACCATGCAGAAAACAAAAACGTGGCCTTTGGGGAGTTTAAATTTGGCCCTGTTTTTATGAGACTGTGTTATGAACTGGACCACGAAGCACCTGCAGTAGAACTAATAAAAGATCTG GCTCTGCGTGGCTTCTTCTCTGACAGCACGTCATTCAATATTTTGATGGATCTGCTGTTTGTAAAAGGTCATTATGAAT GTGCTCTGGATGTGCTGTTAGAAATGAAGAGGCAACGGGTAAAATTCAACAAAGAGACCTATCTGCTTGCATCTGCAATATGCTACAAACTG AACAGCTCAGAGTCTTGCAAGATTTGTACTACATTGCTGGAAGACCTGCAACTCAAAGGAGACCCAATGCCAAGAAGAGTGTACTACTTTGCAGTAGCATTTGCTCTGAAACAG aaTGATGTCACAAAAGCCCATTCCTTTTTTTCTCACATCATGAGTACAGGAAGCAGAATATGCAGTAATCTAAAA GTTCTTCTTCAGGCCAAATCCAGAGACCTAGAAGGCCTTGTCCAGACACTGGAACGGGCTTCAGACAGCGCTTCTGATTTTGTGAAAAGACCTGAGTTCTCCATTGAGGTG CTGACTGCAGCCAGGGATAAGCTGGAGGGAAACCCAGCCCTTTGTGTCCACTTTGAAGAAATCTTTGCCAAGCTGCAAGCCTCGGGACAGATAACTTCCCTGACTCTGGATGACTTGCTGTgccagactccacccacaaagAGGCGCTACACACAGCTGTTAAAGCAAAGACAAACAAGCCAGCGGACATTCAAGCCACTACACTCTGCTTTGTTGGCTGAGTAG